A DNA window from Ostrea edulis chromosome 5, xbOstEdul1.1, whole genome shotgun sequence contains the following coding sequences:
- the LOC125652281 gene encoding uncharacterized protein LOC125652281 — protein MGCSSSCRIFERFSTAVQWIAQEKLGIKFMTHVLDDFLIVDKSATECRKKLETFLTVCADIGIPMAKDKTFGPDKIMTFLGYELDTEMMEARLPIDKIRKCKDAIEEILPCKKITSKDMQSVIGLLNFACNVVLPGRAFLRRLINTTVGITKSYYRIRLNKEVKADLHTWLAFLDQFNGRSVFLPDRWVDSNELKLYTDASGSIGYGAVLGGHWFYGTWDVNWKKCNITLLEFYPIVLALKVWSHILKNKCIYFYTDNYTLVHIINKQSSKDKCIMYLVRELVLICLQSNILFQARHLSTKENILCDCLSRLKVQQFHQLAPWMDKEPMLIPQLPALPP, from the coding sequence ATGGGTTGCAGTTCTTCTTGTCGCATATTTGAAAGGTTTAGTACGGCGGTTCAGTGGATAGCACAAGAAAAATTAGGTATAAAATTTATGACTCATGTATTAGATGATTTTCTAATTGTTGATAAATCTGCCACAGAATGCCGCAAAAAACTTGAGACATTCTTAACAGTTTGTGCTGACATAGGTATACCTATGGCTAAGGATAAAACATTCGGTCCAGACAAGATAATGACTTTTCTGGGTTATGAATTAGACACTGAGATGATGGAGGCACGGCTACCTATtgataaaattagaaaatgtaaGGATGCAATTGAGGAGATTTTGCCTTGCAAAAAGATTACTTCGAAGGATATGCAATCAGTGATTGGTCTTCTTAATTTTGCTTGTAATGTGGTCTTGCCAGGAAGAGCATTTCTAAGGCGACTTATCAATACCACTGTTGGCATTACAAAATCATATTATCGCATTAGATTAAACAAAGAGGTAAAAGCAGATTTACATACTTGGTTGGCCTTTTTGGATCAATTCAACGGTAGGTCAGTTTTCTTACCGGATAGGTGGGTAGATTCCAACGAATTGAAATTGTATACAGATGCTTCAGGATCTATTGGATATGGGGCAGTGTTAGGAGGACATTGGTTCTATGGTACTTGGGATGTtaattggaaaaaatgtaatattactCTCTTGGAATTTTATCCAATAGTTTTAGCTCTTAAAGTGTGGagtcatattttgaaaaacaaatgtatttacttttaCACAGATAATTATACTCTGGTGCATATCATTAACAAACAATCATCGAAagataaatgtataatgtatctggTGAGAGAGTTAGTGCTCATTTGTTTGCAGTCTAACATTTTGTTTCAAGCTAGGCATCTTAGTACCAAAGAAAATATTCTATGTGACTGTTTGTCTCGTTTGAAGGTTCAGCAGTTCCATCAGTTGGCTCCTTGGATGGACAAAGAACCGATGTTGATTCCTCAGCTGCCAGCCTTACCTCCTTAG